One window of the Allorhizobium ampelinum S4 genome contains the following:
- a CDS encoding ABCB family ABC transporter ATP-binding protein/permease, whose product MHQKVKTVSAESSNPWRTIVNLWPYMWPAERLDLKMRVVWASLFLVIAKLVLMLVPYYFKWATDALNGKMDATGLLPAFMLSAVMLVIAYNLARIVQMGINQFRDALFASVGQYAVRRLAHITFLHMHQLSLRFHLERKTGGLSRIIERGTKGIETIVRFTILNSIPTLIEFALTAVIFWWGYGFSYLAITAVTVAVYVWFTVKASDWRIAIRRAMNDSDTDANVKAIDSLLNFETVKYFGNEDMEARRFDASMARYEKAATQVWTSLGWLNFGQGLIFGVGMTVMLVFSALAVQRGEQTIGDFVFVNALLLQLSVPLNFIGMLYREIRQGLTDIEQMFDLLAVEPEVRDAPDAKPLAIAKGAITFENVHFAYDPARPILKGISFTVPEGKTVAVVGPSGAGKSTISRLLYRFYDVQQGAIRIDGQDVRDITQTSLRAAIGMVPQDTVLFNDTIAYNIRYGRPEASDAEMEAAADIAQISRSIRELPQGYKTMVGERGLKLSGGEKQRVAIARTVLKSPPILILDEATSALDTTTEQDIQAALDIVSQNRTTLVIAHRLSTVIGADEIIVLKAGEIAERGTHAELLAQNGLYASMWNRQREATQAEEHLRQVRESDDLGVVTRLPPAV is encoded by the coding sequence ATGCATCAGAAAGTCAAAACGGTTTCGGCCGAGAGCAGTAATCCGTGGCGCACCATCGTCAATCTCTGGCCCTATATGTGGCCAGCCGAGCGCCTCGATCTGAAAATGCGGGTGGTCTGGGCAAGCCTGTTTCTGGTGATCGCCAAGCTCGTGCTGATGCTGGTGCCCTATTATTTCAAATGGGCCACCGACGCGCTGAATGGCAAGATGGATGCGACCGGCCTGCTGCCTGCCTTCATGCTGTCAGCGGTCATGCTGGTTATTGCCTATAATCTCGCCCGCATCGTGCAGATGGGCATCAACCAGTTTCGCGACGCGCTGTTTGCCAGCGTCGGCCAATATGCCGTGCGGCGGCTGGCCCATATAACCTTTCTGCACATGCATCAATTGTCGCTACGCTTCCATCTGGAGCGCAAGACCGGCGGGCTGTCGCGGATCATCGAGCGCGGCACCAAGGGCATCGAGACCATCGTCCGTTTCACCATTCTCAACTCCATCCCGACGCTGATCGAATTTGCCCTGACAGCGGTGATTTTCTGGTGGGGCTACGGGTTTTCCTATCTGGCGATCACCGCCGTCACCGTCGCCGTCTATGTCTGGTTCACGGTCAAGGCTTCGGACTGGCGCATCGCCATTCGCCGCGCCATGAATGACAGCGACACGGATGCCAATGTCAAAGCCATCGACTCGCTGTTGAATTTCGAGACGGTCAAATATTTCGGCAATGAAGACATGGAGGCCCGCCGCTTCGATGCATCCATGGCCCGTTACGAGAAGGCTGCCACCCAGGTCTGGACCTCTCTCGGCTGGCTGAACTTCGGCCAGGGGCTGATCTTCGGTGTGGGCATGACGGTGATGCTGGTGTTTTCGGCACTGGCCGTACAGCGCGGCGAGCAGACCATCGGCGATTTCGTCTTCGTCAACGCGCTGCTGTTGCAGCTTTCCGTCCCGCTAAATTTTATTGGCATGCTCTACCGTGAAATCCGCCAGGGCCTGACCGATATCGAACAGATGTTCGACCTTCTGGCGGTAGAGCCGGAAGTACGTGACGCGCCCGATGCCAAACCGCTTGCCATCGCCAAGGGCGCCATCACCTTCGAAAACGTGCATTTCGCCTATGACCCGGCAAGGCCGATCCTGAAGGGGATTTCCTTCACCGTGCCGGAGGGCAAGACGGTTGCCGTCGTCGGCCCATCCGGCGCCGGCAAGTCGACGATTTCGCGGCTGCTCTACAGGTTTTACGATGTGCAGCAGGGCGCGATCCGCATCGACGGGCAGGATGTGCGTGACATCACGCAGACCTCGCTGCGCGCTGCCATCGGCATGGTGCCGCAGGATACGGTGCTGTTTAACGATACCATCGCCTATAATATCCGTTATGGCAGGCCTGAGGCCAGCGACGCCGAGATGGAAGCCGCCGCCGACATTGCCCAGATCAGCCGCTCGATCCGTGAACTGCCGCAGGGCTACAAAACCATGGTCGGTGAGCGGGGCCTGAAACTGTCGGGCGGCGAAAAACAGCGTGTCGCCATCGCCCGCACCGTACTCAAATCACCGCCAATCCTCATTCTCGACGAGGCAACCTCGGCGCTCGACACCACGACCGAGCAGGATATCCAGGCGGCCCTCGACATTGTATCGCAAAATCGCACCACTTTGGTTATTGCCCACCGGCTATCGACCGTGATCGGTGCCGACGAAATCATCGTTTTGAAAGCAGGCGAAATCGCCGAGCGTGGCACCCATGCGGAACTTCTCGCCCAAAACGGCCTTTACGCCTCGATGTGGAACCGGCAGCGGGAGGCGACCCAGGCAGAAGAGCATCTGCGCCAGGTGCGCGAAAGCGACGATCTCGGTGTGGTCACGCGCCTGCCGCCTGCTGTGTGA